Proteins encoded together in one Ferroglobus placidus DSM 10642 window:
- the iorA gene encoding indolepyruvate ferredoxin oxidoreductase subunit alpha, translated as MLRDVLKEAGEKVFLLGNEAIARGALEAGIDVYAAYPGTPSSEIGVTLQQACDYLKDRMEYYMEWSVNEKVAFEVAVGASLAGKRGMCGMKHVGVNVAADALFSFSYVGARGGFVCVTADDPFMHSSQNEQDNRWYGKAAKVPVIEPSTVQEAKDYVKLAFEVSEKFNAPVLFRTVTRLNHGSGVVELGEIPEKKLEKVDWEKHPETDVVVPAVARKLKPKVIERLRKLEEYFSKAKEFNWVEGGDGKAGVIASGLSYVYAKEAIKRLGKDIPLLKLSTTHPLPAKLIEDFVSNLDKVAVVEELDPFVELHVKAIAKDYGVEVYGKENGYFPMNYEYSVGVVEEGIAKMLGISPTVNVQEKMEVLQKTMSLAPPRPPVLCPGCPHAATFYAIKKVAGNECLPSDIGCYTLGVNKPFQTVDITICMGASVGVPNGLYRVINNKIVVTAGDSTFFHATIPALANAVYNGAKFVYVVLDNLTTAMTGHQPHPGVSERICGVEKKRILIEDVAKGVGVEFVEVVNPMNLKKMQETLRRALEHDGVAVIVARQPCAILWTRERKRKGVKIRPFEVTEACTLCLRCVSDFTCPAIIYDGEKVWIDEALCAGCGFCVQVCPEKAIKVKKT; from the coding sequence ATGCTTCGCGATGTCCTCAAGGAGGCTGGAGAAAAAGTGTTTCTCCTTGGTAATGAAGCTATCGCCAGGGGAGCTTTGGAGGCTGGAATAGACGTTTACGCCGCTTATCCGGGAACGCCTTCCTCTGAAATCGGTGTGACCTTGCAGCAGGCTTGCGATTATCTCAAAGATCGAATGGAGTACTACATGGAGTGGTCTGTCAATGAGAAGGTCGCTTTCGAAGTTGCCGTTGGCGCGAGCCTTGCTGGTAAGAGGGGCATGTGTGGGATGAAGCATGTCGGTGTAAATGTTGCAGCTGACGCTTTATTTTCTTTTTCCTACGTGGGTGCGAGGGGTGGCTTCGTTTGCGTTACAGCAGATGATCCTTTCATGCACTCAAGTCAGAACGAGCAGGATAACAGATGGTACGGGAAGGCTGCGAAGGTGCCGGTTATAGAGCCTTCTACGGTTCAGGAAGCAAAAGATTACGTGAAGCTGGCTTTCGAAGTTTCCGAGAAGTTTAACGCTCCAGTTCTTTTCAGAACTGTAACGAGGTTGAACCACGGAAGCGGAGTTGTTGAGCTCGGAGAAATTCCGGAGAAAAAGCTTGAGAAGGTTGATTGGGAGAAGCATCCAGAGACCGATGTGGTTGTTCCGGCAGTTGCGAGAAAGCTGAAGCCGAAGGTGATTGAAAGGCTGAGAAAGCTTGAGGAGTACTTCTCCAAAGCAAAGGAGTTCAACTGGGTGGAGGGAGGGGACGGAAAAGCTGGAGTTATCGCTTCGGGATTAAGCTACGTTTACGCTAAAGAAGCGATAAAAAGGCTTGGAAAAGATATACCTCTGCTGAAGTTGTCCACAACACATCCGCTGCCAGCAAAACTGATAGAGGATTTCGTAAGCAACCTCGACAAAGTTGCGGTAGTTGAAGAGCTTGATCCTTTCGTGGAGCTTCACGTGAAAGCTATAGCTAAGGATTACGGAGTTGAAGTTTACGGTAAGGAGAACGGCTACTTCCCGATGAACTACGAATACAGCGTCGGAGTGGTTGAGGAAGGAATAGCCAAGATGCTCGGAATTTCGCCAACCGTTAACGTTCAGGAGAAAATGGAAGTTCTTCAGAAAACTATGAGCCTAGCTCCTCCTCGACCTCCGGTGCTGTGTCCGGGATGTCCTCATGCAGCGACGTTTTACGCTATAAAGAAAGTTGCCGGAAACGAGTGTTTGCCGAGCGATATAGGCTGTTACACCCTCGGAGTTAACAAGCCTTTCCAAACAGTTGACATCACCATCTGCATGGGAGCGAGCGTCGGAGTGCCCAACGGACTCTACAGAGTTATAAATAACAAGATAGTCGTGACTGCTGGAGATTCGACATTCTTCCACGCAACGATTCCGGCTTTGGCAAATGCCGTTTACAACGGAGCAAAGTTCGTTTACGTCGTTCTCGATAACCTCACAACGGCTATGACCGGTCATCAACCTCATCCGGGGGTGAGTGAAAGAATCTGCGGGGTTGAGAAGAAGAGGATTTTGATAGAGGACGTTGCGAAGGGTGTCGGAGTTGAGTTCGTAGAAGTGGTGAACCCGATGAACCTTAAAAAGATGCAGGAAACCCTCAGAAGAGCTTTGGAGCATGATGGCGTGGCTGTTATCGTAGCAAGGCAGCCCTGTGCAATACTCTGGACGAGGGAAAGGAAGAGGAAGGGTGTTAAGATAAGACCCTTCGAAGTTACCGAAGCTTGCACTCTCTGTTTAAGATGCGTTTCGGACTTCACCTGCCCAGCCATAATTTACGACGGAGAGAAGGTGTGGATCGACGAAGCTCTTTGCGCTGGTTGCGGATTCTGCGTACAGGTTTGTCCGGAGAAAGCGATAAAGGTTAAAAAGACATAA
- a CDS encoding thiolase domain-containing protein yields MSMRNVAIVGVGITRFGVREASWKDLVLEAGKSLFDDVPNLDKKDIDSLFVGAAQPERWIYQTHVAPLVAELLGIEVKRVIARTESACASGQLAIRYAWLSIATGLSDVALVVGVEKMNSKFLNISQSSMINVGNREFDGANGFTAPPFFAMVAQRHMHLYGTTEEQMAMVRVKNQEYGSQNPYAQFQKKVTVEQVLNSRMVAPPLKLFDCSAITDGAVALLLTSEERAREFTDTPVWILGGVQHVDAAHTTNQMGELADWVALRKAAKDLYDMLKITPDDIDIAEVHDCFTISEIIEYEELGFCKKGEGGKFIEEGESYIGGKVAVNPGGGLLANGHPLGATGTRQAWEIVMQFRGEVPKGRYVDGAELAIAHNLSGMAQLHHIMAYSVNKPRDIKFGR; encoded by the coding sequence ATGAGTATGAGGAACGTTGCGATAGTCGGAGTGGGAATAACGAGGTTTGGCGTTAGAGAGGCGAGCTGGAAAGACCTCGTTCTCGAAGCTGGTAAGTCGCTTTTCGATGATGTGCCGAATTTAGATAAGAAGGACATAGATTCGCTTTTCGTAGGAGCAGCTCAGCCAGAGAGGTGGATTTATCAGACTCACGTTGCTCCGCTCGTAGCTGAGCTACTTGGAATAGAGGTGAAGAGGGTTATAGCGAGAACCGAATCGGCATGCGCAAGCGGGCAGCTTGCGATAAGGTATGCTTGGCTTTCCATAGCCACCGGACTGAGCGACGTGGCTTTGGTCGTTGGAGTAGAGAAGATGAATTCGAAGTTCCTGAATATCAGCCAGTCGAGCATGATAAACGTAGGAAACAGGGAATTCGACGGGGCGAACGGTTTTACGGCTCCTCCCTTCTTTGCGATGGTCGCCCAGAGGCACATGCATTTGTACGGCACGACTGAGGAGCAGATGGCGATGGTTAGAGTTAAGAATCAGGAGTACGGCTCTCAGAATCCCTACGCTCAGTTCCAGAAGAAGGTGACTGTAGAGCAGGTTTTGAATTCGAGGATGGTCGCTCCGCCCCTAAAGCTCTTTGATTGCTCAGCCATAACAGACGGAGCCGTTGCCTTGCTTTTAACGAGCGAGGAGAGAGCGAGAGAGTTCACAGACACTCCGGTATGGATCCTCGGAGGAGTGCAGCACGTTGATGCCGCTCACACGACCAACCAGATGGGTGAACTGGCTGACTGGGTAGCTCTGAGAAAAGCCGCTAAGGACCTCTACGACATGCTGAAAATTACTCCGGACGACATCGACATTGCTGAAGTCCACGACTGCTTTACGATAAGCGAGATAATCGAATACGAAGAGCTTGGTTTCTGCAAGAAAGGGGAGGGAGGGAAGTTCATAGAAGAGGGAGAAAGCTACATAGGAGGAAAAGTTGCCGTAAACCCCGGAGGAGGATTGTTAGCCAACGGACATCCGCTCGGAGCCACAGGAACGAGGCAGGCTTGGGAGATAGTCATGCAGTTCAGAGGAGAGGTGCCGAAGGGGAGATACGTGGACGGAGCTGAGTTAGCTATTGCCCACAACCTGAGCGGAATGGCGCAGCTCCACCACATCATGGCTTACAGCGTCAACAAGCCGAGGGATATTAAGTTCGGGAGGTAA
- a CDS encoding MFS transporter, with amino-acid sequence MKREEVYTLIVGLLGIFVGLGLARFAYTVILEPMKEGLNLSYTEMGAIASANFLGYVLFSPFVGYLASRLGSKIVVVSTLFLVTVTLFLTSFSTGFFDASIYRFLTGVGSAGVNVGLVGLAAKWFEIERRGFALGVINAGSSVGIIFAGITLPLVILSYDWRAGWVFLALISLFVTVLSLKLKETPAEFVPETKIEVGDVYRSRSLLTLGFSYVFFGLSYIVFVTFYTSHLIKIGVEYEIASGMWSLVGILSIISAILWGKISDAIGRKRALFSVYTIMGVAFILFGLSTNLPMAVLATILAGASMLAIPPLVQAYCGDLAGKSSASAAIGFVTLFFGVGQMIGPSVAGFLADVTGSFRIPLILAGTFALVGSVTVRKT; translated from the coding sequence ATGAAGAGGGAGGAAGTTTACACCCTTATCGTAGGATTACTCGGAATTTTCGTAGGGTTAGGTTTGGCTAGGTTTGCTTACACGGTCATCCTCGAGCCGATGAAGGAAGGTTTAAATCTTAGCTACACGGAAATGGGAGCGATCGCTTCGGCTAACTTCCTCGGATACGTTCTCTTTTCTCCTTTCGTAGGTTATCTCGCTTCGAGGCTCGGATCGAAGATTGTCGTTGTGTCGACTCTTTTCTTAGTCACAGTAACGTTATTCTTAACCTCCTTCTCCACCGGATTCTTCGACGCAAGCATCTACAGGTTTCTCACCGGAGTCGGCTCTGCTGGAGTTAACGTTGGTCTCGTCGGCTTGGCGGCGAAATGGTTCGAAATAGAGAGGAGGGGCTTTGCCCTCGGGGTGATAAACGCTGGTTCGAGCGTAGGAATAATCTTCGCCGGAATAACTTTGCCTTTAGTTATTCTCTCCTACGACTGGAGGGCTGGATGGGTTTTTCTCGCTTTAATAAGCTTGTTCGTCACGGTTCTTTCCTTGAAACTCAAAGAAACTCCGGCGGAATTCGTTCCGGAAACTAAGATAGAGGTGGGAGATGTATACAGATCGAGGAGCCTTCTAACCCTCGGCTTTTCCTACGTTTTCTTCGGTCTGTCCTACATAGTTTTCGTGACATTCTACACGTCTCACCTCATCAAAATAGGGGTTGAGTACGAGATAGCAAGCGGTATGTGGTCCCTCGTCGGGATTTTGTCGATAATTAGCGCGATTCTCTGGGGGAAAATTTCAGATGCTATAGGAAGGAAGAGAGCACTTTTTTCCGTCTACACGATTATGGGTGTGGCTTTCATTCTCTTCGGTCTCTCGACTAATTTACCCATGGCTGTTTTAGCAACGATATTGGCTGGAGCGTCGATGCTCGCTATTCCTCCTTTAGTCCAAGCCTACTGCGGTGATCTTGCTGGAAAAAGCTCGGCTTCAGCAGCTATAGGCTTCGTCACGCTCTTCTTCGGAGTCGGTCAGATGATAGGTCCGAGCGTGGCAGGATTTCTCGCAGACGTTACGGGAAGCTTCAGAATACCTCTAATCTTAGCCGGCACCTTTGCGTTAGTTGGTAGCGTAACTGTTAGAAAAACTTGA
- a CDS encoding Zn-ribbon domain-containing OB-fold protein: MKKPKRKLTLPEKIDLPPLLDLWEQQDPSGPDATGIYDFYRNLAEGELTTTKCKSCGKLMFPPQIICPNCYSDELEWVRIPEEGELYAFTELRLGAPIIVENYTPFVIAIARFGNYPENGVQISGMMFDVKYEDLKIGDKVRWEILEIEGPGEKKRYWYYFEKVE; encoded by the coding sequence ATGAAGAAGCCGAAGAGAAAGCTAACTCTGCCGGAAAAAATCGACTTGCCTCCCCTCTTAGATTTATGGGAGCAGCAAGACCCGAGCGGACCTGACGCCACTGGAATTTACGACTTCTACAGGAACTTAGCTGAAGGAGAGCTCACCACAACTAAGTGCAAAAGCTGCGGAAAGCTGATGTTCCCTCCACAAATAATATGTCCGAACTGCTACAGCGACGAGCTGGAGTGGGTTAGAATTCCCGAGGAAGGAGAGCTCTACGCCTTCACAGAGTTAAGACTCGGAGCTCCGATAATCGTGGAGAATTACACACCCTTCGTCATAGCTATAGCGAGGTTCGGAAACTATCCAGAAAACGGAGTTCAGATAAGTGGAATGATGTTCGACGTGAAGTACGAGGACTTGAAAATAGGAGATAAAGTCAGGTGGGAGATTCTTGAGATAGAAGGACCGGGAGAGAAGAAGAGGTACTGGTACTACTTCGAGAAAGTCGAGTAG
- a CDS encoding 3-hydroxyacyl-CoA dehydrogenase/enoyl-CoA hydratase family protein, producing the protein MIFLEVKNIAVLGAGAMGHAIAELAAVSGFNVKIRDIKEEILKNAMERIKQSLEKDFKKGRLKEDPQAVLSRITATLDLKEAVEDADMIIEAIPEIMDLKKQVFAECEEYCREDTIIATNTSSLSITELSKALKKPERFIGLHFFNPPKVMRLVEIVWGEKTSEETVKITEEVARKMNRVIIHVRKDVPGFVVNRIFVTMANEAAWALEKGEGSVEEIDSAVKYRMGLPMGLFELHDLLGGGCIDVSYHVLEYFRQTLGESYRPAPPFERLFKAGHLGKKSGKGFYDWSEGKSNEVPLRAGANFDLLRLIAPAVNEAAWLIEKEVATAEEIDLGVIHGLNYPRGLLRMADDIGIDKIVEKLEKLYEEYGEERYKVNPVLQKMVEENKLGRKTGEGFYKYGRGLYEFVKVEKPKENVAVIKLNRPQRANALNETFLKELEDALEWLEEDENVRCIVITGEGRNFCAGADIAVFAEGKVERMFEFSQLGQKVFNKIEKLSKPVIAAVNGAAMGGGFELALACDLRVVSSRAILALPELNLGIFPGWGGTQRLALAVGVSKAKQLIFMRENIDAKTAYDLGIANYIAEENEFWDKVMEVAEKIAEGPPLAYKFTKRVMFHGIKPELEASLFMESAAGGDIVLSDDVAEGIQAFSYRRKPNFKGR; encoded by the coding sequence GTGATTTTTTTGGAGGTTAAGAATATAGCTGTTTTGGGAGCCGGAGCGATGGGGCATGCAATAGCCGAGCTTGCGGCGGTTTCCGGATTTAACGTGAAAATTAGGGACATAAAAGAAGAAATTTTGAAGAATGCGATGGAGAGAATAAAGCAAAGCCTCGAAAAAGATTTCAAGAAGGGAAGGCTAAAAGAAGATCCTCAAGCTGTTTTAAGCAGAATTACCGCCACTTTAGATCTGAAAGAGGCTGTGGAAGATGCCGACATGATAATCGAAGCCATTCCAGAAATAATGGACCTCAAAAAGCAGGTTTTTGCTGAATGCGAAGAGTACTGCAGAGAAGATACGATAATAGCGACCAACACCTCCTCTCTAAGCATTACGGAGCTTTCCAAAGCTCTGAAAAAGCCGGAAAGGTTCATAGGTTTGCACTTCTTCAACCCGCCGAAGGTGATGAGGCTCGTCGAGATAGTCTGGGGAGAGAAAACGAGTGAAGAGACGGTGAAGATTACCGAGGAAGTTGCAAGAAAAATGAACAGAGTGATAATTCACGTTAGAAAGGACGTTCCCGGCTTTGTCGTGAACAGAATTTTCGTTACGATGGCTAACGAGGCTGCGTGGGCTTTAGAAAAGGGAGAGGGAAGCGTGGAGGAAATAGATTCGGCTGTAAAGTACCGAATGGGCTTGCCAATGGGCTTATTTGAGTTGCACGATCTTCTCGGAGGAGGTTGCATAGACGTAAGCTACCACGTTCTCGAATACTTCAGGCAAACGCTCGGAGAAAGCTATCGCCCGGCTCCTCCTTTCGAGAGGTTGTTTAAAGCCGGACATTTGGGGAAGAAGAGCGGAAAAGGTTTCTACGACTGGAGTGAAGGAAAGAGTAACGAAGTTCCGCTTAGAGCCGGAGCGAATTTCGACCTCCTCAGGCTTATAGCTCCTGCCGTTAACGAGGCTGCTTGGCTGATCGAAAAAGAGGTTGCTACCGCGGAAGAGATAGACCTCGGAGTTATTCACGGATTGAACTATCCGAGGGGATTGCTTAGAATGGCTGACGACATAGGAATTGATAAGATCGTCGAAAAGCTCGAAAAACTCTACGAGGAGTACGGAGAGGAGAGGTACAAGGTGAATCCGGTTTTGCAGAAGATGGTAGAGGAAAACAAGCTGGGAAGAAAGACCGGAGAGGGGTTCTACAAGTACGGCAGGGGGCTTTACGAGTTCGTAAAAGTTGAGAAGCCAAAGGAGAACGTAGCAGTTATTAAGCTCAACAGACCGCAAAGGGCTAACGCTTTAAACGAAACTTTCCTTAAAGAGCTCGAAGACGCTTTGGAATGGCTTGAGGAAGACGAAAACGTAAGATGCATAGTCATCACTGGAGAAGGCAGAAACTTCTGTGCCGGAGCTGATATAGCGGTGTTTGCAGAAGGAAAAGTCGAGAGAATGTTCGAGTTCAGTCAGCTGGGGCAAAAGGTTTTCAACAAGATAGAAAAGCTGTCCAAGCCGGTAATAGCTGCCGTAAACGGAGCTGCCATGGGTGGAGGATTCGAGCTGGCTTTAGCCTGCGATCTCAGAGTTGTGAGCAGCAGAGCTATTTTAGCTTTGCCAGAGTTAAACCTCGGAATATTCCCCGGCTGGGGAGGAACGCAGAGGTTGGCTTTGGCGGTAGGAGTATCCAAGGCTAAGCAGCTGATATTCATGAGAGAAAACATCGACGCTAAAACGGCTTACGATCTCGGAATTGCCAATTACATTGCCGAAGAGAACGAGTTCTGGGACAAGGTGATGGAGGTTGCTGAAAAAATTGCGGAAGGACCTCCTTTAGCTTACAAGTTTACCAAGAGAGTCATGTTCCACGGAATAAAGCCCGAGCTCGAAGCTTCCCTCTTCATGGAGTCGGCTGCTGGAGGAGACATAGTTCTTTCCGACGATGTGGCTGAGGGAATTCAGGCTTTCTCTTACAGAAGGAAGCCGAACTTTAAGGGGAGATGA
- the iorB gene encoding indolepyruvate ferredoxin oxidoreductase subunit beta: MKLDILLVGVGGQGILTTSNILARAALKAGVNVVTAETHGMAQRGGSVEVHVRLGDVYAPLIPVGGADYAISLEPVEILRYTQYLNENTTVILNDRPIVPPSVSAGLGKYPEISEILETLRGITKNVKLVSASKIAEEVAGTIQATNVVVVGMLAKLADLPFDYEVLEEVVKEFFPEKLVEPNLKALKAGYNYWG; the protein is encoded by the coding sequence ATGAAGCTGGACATACTGCTTGTAGGTGTTGGAGGACAGGGAATTCTCACGACATCCAACATACTTGCGAGGGCAGCTTTAAAAGCTGGCGTAAACGTTGTGACTGCCGAAACCCACGGAATGGCTCAGAGAGGGGGAAGCGTTGAAGTCCACGTAAGACTCGGAGATGTATATGCTCCGCTAATTCCGGTAGGAGGTGCAGATTACGCGATCTCCCTTGAGCCGGTGGAAATCTTAAGGTACACCCAATACTTGAACGAGAACACAACGGTAATTCTAAACGACAGACCCATCGTTCCCCCTTCAGTCTCAGCTGGATTAGGCAAGTATCCAGAAATAAGCGAAATCCTCGAAACTTTAAGAGGAATAACGAAGAACGTCAAACTCGTCAGTGCTTCAAAAATTGCTGAGGAAGTTGCCGGAACCATCCAAGCGACGAACGTTGTTGTTGTAGGAATGCTGGCTAAACTTGCGGATTTACCATTCGACTACGAAGTTCTCGAAGAAGTAGTCAAAGAATTCTTCCCGGAAAAGCTCGTTGAACCGAACTTAAAAGCTCTTAAAGCCGGTTACAACTACTGGGGGTGA
- a CDS encoding enoyl-CoA hydratase-related protein, with translation MADYKEIIYDENWYTHTALIAINRPHEYNSYTLTTLREMVDAIEKAMWNDDIQFIVLTGVGDKAFCTGGNVHEYAEEYTKKPSDFWKWGEIYGRVFDMIMHCGKPVIARVNGVTAGGGFEFVCACDLAVASENARFISPGPRVGMTSIGGLSQWLPLHIGLKRAAEIVMMSSEIDAKTAYEWGIVNAVVPQEKLDEKVKEMIDRMLDLSPSSLWYFKVHLNWWRDLVWRLTWEHGKAWFSLNIGGVEPSEGLWAFKQKRKARMREIRDRIGKGMDPRYPYGPLMKKCEKCGAEFLPDFSKFCLNCGAKLE, from the coding sequence ATGGCGGACTACAAAGAGATTATTTACGACGAAAACTGGTACACGCATACAGCTCTGATAGCAATAAATCGTCCCCACGAGTACAATTCTTACACGTTGACGACCCTTAGGGAGATGGTCGATGCTATAGAAAAAGCGATGTGGAACGACGACATACAGTTCATAGTTCTTACCGGCGTTGGCGACAAAGCCTTCTGTACTGGAGGTAACGTGCACGAATACGCTGAGGAGTACACTAAGAAACCTTCTGACTTCTGGAAGTGGGGAGAAATCTACGGAAGAGTTTTCGACATGATAATGCACTGCGGAAAGCCGGTTATAGCGAGGGTGAACGGAGTCACAGCAGGAGGAGGCTTCGAGTTCGTTTGCGCCTGCGATTTAGCCGTGGCAAGCGAAAACGCGAGGTTCATATCTCCCGGGCCAAGAGTTGGAATGACCTCCATCGGCGGGTTATCTCAGTGGCTGCCGTTACACATAGGCTTGAAGAGGGCTGCCGAAATAGTCATGATGAGCAGCGAGATCGATGCGAAGACTGCTTACGAATGGGGGATCGTTAACGCCGTGGTTCCTCAGGAAAAGCTTGATGAGAAGGTTAAGGAGATGATAGACAGAATGCTCGACCTGTCTCCTTCGAGCCTTTGGTACTTCAAAGTCCATTTGAACTGGTGGAGAGACCTTGTCTGGAGACTTACTTGGGAGCACGGTAAAGCCTGGTTCTCTTTAAACATAGGCGGAGTCGAGCCGAGCGAAGGGCTGTGGGCGTTCAAGCAGAAGAGGAAGGCGAGGATGAGAGAGATAAGAGACAGGATAGGAAAGGGAATGGACCCGAGGTATCCTTACGGACCTTTAATGAAGAAGTGCGAGAAGTGCGGAGCAGAATTTTTGCCAGACTTCTCGAAGTTCTGCCTGAACTGCGGAGCTAAGCTCGAGTAA
- a CDS encoding nucleotidyltransferase domain-containing protein, which produces MQEKQSLDKLKVAVKKLREHYDVHAVILFGSRARGDYKPWSDYDLLIIADFTERYLDRIGRLLEILDLGINLEPHPYTLNEALEMLKKGSPTILDALSEGIILFESKKFEVVKKAYEELLKKGLKKSKVSYVLPEKE; this is translated from the coding sequence TTGCAAGAAAAACAATCTCTAGATAAGTTAAAAGTAGCTGTGAAAAAATTGAGAGAACACTACGATGTTCACGCCGTAATTCTTTTCGGTTCGAGAGCGAGAGGTGATTATAAACCTTGGAGCGATTACGACCTTCTAATCATTGCCGACTTCACCGAAAGGTACTTGGACAGAATAGGTAGGTTGCTGGAAATACTGGATTTGGGCATTAACCTTGAGCCACACCCCTACACACTTAACGAAGCTTTGGAAATGCTGAAGAAGGGGAGTCCGACTATTCTCGACGCACTGTCTGAGGGAATAATTCTTTTCGAGTCGAAGAAATTTGAGGTCGTCAAGAAGGCTTATGAAGAGCTATTGAAAAAAGGATTGAAAAAGAGTAAAGTTTCTTACGTACTTCCTGAAAAGGAATAG
- a CDS encoding acyl-CoA dehydratase activase: MMFAGVDIGSNTTKACVINEKGEILSYSIIKTGAKVKEVGRLALEEALKKVDGKVEYVVATGYGRNLAAEDFADEKVTEITCHATGVKKIFPDCRTVIDVGGQDSKAIALDENGRVINFAMNDKCAAGTGKFLEVMASTLGLTLEELSEAYFKAKNKVEITSVCTVFAESEVISLLAEGKDVYDVVAGVCRAIAKRVAGIVKQVGIRERVVMTGGVAKNKGVVKALEEELKVSISVPENPQIIGAYGAALLALQKSLQSKDNN; this comes from the coding sequence ATGATGTTCGCTGGAGTGGATATTGGCTCCAACACGACAAAGGCTTGCGTAATAAATGAAAAGGGGGAGATACTTTCCTACAGCATAATTAAAACTGGAGCAAAAGTTAAAGAAGTTGGTAGACTCGCTCTCGAGGAAGCACTGAAAAAAGTTGATGGGAAAGTTGAGTACGTAGTAGCCACAGGATACGGAAGAAATCTTGCTGCTGAGGACTTTGCGGATGAAAAAGTTACCGAGATAACCTGCCATGCGACGGGAGTTAAGAAAATTTTTCCCGATTGCAGAACGGTCATAGATGTAGGAGGACAGGATTCCAAAGCTATAGCTTTGGATGAAAACGGGAGAGTTATCAACTTCGCTATGAACGATAAGTGCGCTGCTGGAACTGGAAAATTCCTTGAAGTTATGGCGTCAACTCTCGGCTTAACGCTCGAGGAACTTTCGGAAGCGTATTTCAAAGCTAAAAATAAGGTCGAAATTACGAGCGTCTGCACGGTTTTTGCGGAAAGCGAAGTAATTTCTTTGCTCGCTGAAGGAAAGGACGTTTACGACGTCGTTGCCGGAGTCTGCAGAGCTATAGCTAAAAGGGTGGCTGGAATTGTAAAGCAGGTGGGAATTAGGGAGAGAGTTGTGATGACAGGAGGAGTTGCTAAAAATAAAGGAGTGGTAAAAGCTCTGGAGGAAGAGCTTAAAGTCAGCATTTCTGTCCCAGAAAACCCTCAAATAATCGGTGCCTACGGAGCGGCATTGTTAGCCCTCCAGAAGTCTTTACAAAGTAAAGATAACAATTAA
- a CDS encoding HEPN domain-containing protein: MRKEAERWLEEALWDLETAKILHEKKRYNASAFYAHQAAEKAVKALLFHINEAPWGHSIRELLERFFEKKGEKIEELMVHARELDRHYIPSRYPDAHPSGTPHEAYDEETSKRAIRSAEEVVNFARKTISR; encoded by the coding sequence ATGAGGAAAGAAGCTGAAAGGTGGTTGGAAGAGGCTCTTTGGGATTTGGAGACAGCTAAGATACTGCATGAAAAAAAGAGATATAACGCTTCGGCTTTCTATGCTCATCAAGCGGCTGAGAAAGCGGTTAAAGCTTTGCTATTCCACATAAATGAAGCTCCGTGGGGGCATAGTATCAGAGAATTGCTGGAAAGATTTTTTGAAAAAAAAGGAGAAAAAATCGAAGAACTCATGGTTCATGCGAGAGAGTTGGATAGACATTACATCCCCTCTCGGTATCCAGATGCTCACCCTTCTGGAACCCCCCACGAAGCTTACGATGAGGAGACTTCTAAAAGAGCGATAAGATCCGCCGAAGAGGTGGTAAATTTTGCAAGAAAAACAATCTCTAGATAA